One Bradyrhizobium sp. ISRA464 genomic window carries:
- a CDS encoding oxidase: MNEASGGHKTLWRGPVLAWAALLVLAAISLASAYLPLGAGNVALNLIIAAAMAVVLAIFLMDLKSGTMLVRVVAITGLFWMMFMFALTFSDYLSRS; encoded by the coding sequence ATGAACGAAGCATCAGGCGGCCATAAAACTCTTTGGCGCGGACCCGTGCTGGCATGGGCCGCGCTGCTCGTTCTTGCAGCGATTAGTCTCGCTTCGGCCTACCTACCGCTCGGCGCCGGCAACGTTGCGCTCAATCTCATTATTGCGGCGGCGATGGCCGTTGTACTCGCGATCTTCCTGATGGATTTGAAGAGCGGGACGATGCTGGTGCGCGTCGTCGCGATCACCGGCCTGTTCTGGATGATGTTCATGTTCGCGCTGACTTTTAGCGATTATCTGTCCCGAAGTTAG
- a CDS encoding peptidoglycan-binding domain-containing protein → MRRLNSSLYTSGSLFGRQPHHPALATLGPTALLRAHFQPKQPDCHSACKNCMPNDSEVRQVQQARDKNGFKAGSTDARWGNETQAAVKQFQQSKQLQATGQLDRQTVADFGLDASKFLQAQK, encoded by the coding sequence ATGAGGCGGCTCAATTCGAGCTTGTACACCAGCGGCAGCCTGTTCGGCCGGCAGCCACATCATCCGGCGTTGGCCACGCTCGGGCCAACAGCGCTTTTGCGCGCGCACTTTCAACCGAAACAGCCGGATTGTCATTCGGCATGCAAGAATTGCATGCCGAATGACAGCGAAGTGCGGCAAGTTCAACAGGCCCGCGACAAGAACGGGTTCAAGGCCGGCTCAACGGATGCGCGTTGGGGCAACGAAACCCAAGCCGCCGTGAAGCAGTTCCAGCAGAGCAAGCAGCTACAGGCGACGGGACAGCTTGACCGGCAGACGGTCGCCGACTTCGGGTTGGATGCTTCCAAGTTTCTGCAGGCGCAAAAGTAA
- a CDS encoding SCO family protein — MRMSFAHILLLICAPLAALGPARAGLVDAEVRKVEAAPAPDAALPLDVGFIDEAGRAVTLRTAIGGLPTVLVFADYTCRTLCGPILEFTTSGLAKTGLKPGADYRLVAIGIDPKDKPAAAQAMRVRHIDSGSSINAAAVFLTGGEAAVRAVAQAAGLHYYYDAEHDQYAHPAAVYVVGANGRVRRVLSPLGLDGADLRLAVVDAGRGSVGTLADRIHLLCYGYDPVKGVYTERISSLLAFAAGITLVVLLSGISLMALRDRRSLPP; from the coding sequence ATGAGAATGTCTTTCGCCCATATCCTGCTCTTGATCTGCGCGCCGCTTGCGGCGTTGGGGCCGGCGAGAGCGGGGCTCGTTGATGCCGAGGTCAGGAAGGTCGAGGCGGCGCCGGCACCGGATGCAGCGCTGCCGCTCGACGTTGGCTTCATCGACGAAGCCGGTCGTGCCGTGACCCTGCGCACCGCTATCGGCGGCCTGCCAACGGTTCTCGTCTTCGCGGATTACACCTGTCGGACGTTGTGCGGGCCCATCCTGGAATTCACCACCAGCGGCTTGGCGAAGACCGGTCTCAAGCCCGGTGCCGATTATCGCCTGGTAGCGATCGGCATCGATCCCAAGGATAAGCCGGCGGCGGCGCAGGCGATGCGCGTGCGGCACATCGACAGCGGAAGCTCGATCAACGCCGCTGCGGTCTTTCTGACCGGCGGCGAAGCGGCCGTCCGCGCCGTCGCGCAAGCAGCCGGGCTGCATTACTATTACGATGCGGAGCACGACCAATATGCCCATCCAGCTGCAGTCTATGTCGTTGGTGCAAATGGCAGGGTGCGGCGCGTCCTGTCGCCGCTCGGCCTTGACGGCGCTGATCTGCGGCTAGCCGTTGTGGATGCGGGGCGAGGCTCGGTAGGCACTCTCGCCGATCGCATCCATCTGTTGTGCTACGGCTACGATCCGGTGAAGGGAGTTTACACGGAACGCATCAGCAGCTTGCTCGCGTTCGCCGCAGGTATCACGCTGGTTGTTCTGCTGAGCGGCATTTCCCTGATGGCGCTGCGTGACCGTCGGAGCTTGCCGCCATGA
- the hpnI gene encoding bacteriohopanetetrol glucosamine biosynthesis glycosyltransferase HpnI: MPGLSETVHIVREICIAGAILGIVYNILAAILATRFNRPSTLDRFSTRPVTILKPLHGSEPGLFQRLASLCKQRHGGKIQLICGTQQCADPANQVVRLVQRLHPVMEIDLVVGDRLRGENPKIANLVNLEAKIRHEIVVLSDSDIVVDDQFVGRLVAELDNSQIGAVTCLYHGVAAGGVWAKISALNINAQFLPNVIIALTFGAAKPCFGSAIAMRKDVLRRIGGFQPFLDELADDYAIGRAVRAIGLDVSVPPWAVGHVCFDRSFRSFWEHHMRSSRTIRSIDPVGYVGTIFMHPVMLALIAVLTGAQHPIALLSIAFASRAVLNFSIERTFNLRPHGLWLLALHDTISFAVFLCSFFGAEVEWRGQNYQIFRDGTIQKDSLD, encoded by the coding sequence ATGCCCGGTTTGAGCGAGACTGTCCATATCGTGAGAGAGATCTGCATAGCCGGCGCGATTCTTGGTATCGTCTACAATATTCTCGCTGCAATCCTGGCGACTCGCTTTAACAGACCGTCGACGCTCGACCGATTTTCGACGCGACCGGTGACGATATTGAAGCCGTTGCACGGAAGCGAGCCAGGCTTGTTTCAGCGGCTCGCGTCGCTTTGCAAGCAGCGGCATGGCGGAAAGATCCAGCTTATCTGCGGGACGCAGCAATGCGCCGATCCCGCAAATCAGGTGGTCCGGCTCGTGCAGAGGTTGCATCCTGTCATGGAGATCGATCTTGTTGTCGGCGACCGCTTGCGGGGCGAGAATCCAAAAATCGCAAATCTGGTCAATCTGGAAGCGAAGATTCGTCACGAAATCGTCGTCTTGTCCGATAGCGATATCGTCGTCGATGATCAGTTCGTCGGTCGCCTCGTTGCCGAGCTCGATAACTCCCAGATCGGAGCGGTGACCTGCTTATACCACGGAGTTGCAGCCGGCGGCGTCTGGGCCAAGATCTCCGCGCTTAACATCAACGCACAGTTTCTCCCTAACGTGATTATCGCGTTGACGTTCGGCGCAGCCAAACCCTGTTTCGGCTCGGCGATCGCCATGCGAAAAGATGTTCTGAGACGTATTGGCGGCTTTCAACCGTTTCTGGACGAGCTCGCGGACGACTACGCGATCGGTCGAGCTGTTCGCGCGATCGGGCTGGATGTCAGTGTCCCGCCTTGGGCGGTTGGGCACGTCTGCTTTGATCGCAGCTTCCGCTCATTCTGGGAGCACCATATGCGCTCGTCGCGCACCATCCGCTCGATTGATCCCGTCGGTTATGTCGGAACCATATTCATGCATCCGGTGATGCTCGCCTTGATCGCCGTCCTGACAGGGGCGCAGCATCCGATCGCCTTGCTGAGCATCGCATTTGCCAGCCGTGCCGTCCTGAATTTCAGCATCGAACGAACCTTCAACTTGCGACCGCACGGGCTATGGCTGCTAGCGCTTCATGACACGATCTCATTTGCGGTTTTCCTGTGCAGCTTCTTCGGCGCCGAAGTCGAATGGCGTGGCCAGAACTACCAGATCTTTCGTGACGGCACGATCCAGAAGGATAGCCTCGACTAA
- the coxB gene encoding cytochrome c oxidase subunit II has translation MKLTEFTTAASDYAAHVDALFILLSVVSGAVVALVAGLITYFLIRYHRGSGAPRGETPERLNREIEIGWTATTFFTFLFLFWWAASRQLSALATPEPALEIHVVAKQWMWRIQHPSGAREIDELHVPVHTNVRLIMTSQDAIHDLYLPALRLKQDVLPDRYTYLSFNATKTGVFHLTCAEFCGTDHSVMAGRLVVVTPEEYSRWNAALPEGDDLAHQGKALFLSLGCSGCHTPGSTVHAPDLKGVFGSSVQLADGRTVTADEAYLRDCILLPDKNRVAGFPPLMPNFSGSVTPGQVISLVAYIKSLSGQSADTGQGAPLP, from the coding sequence ATGAAGCTCACCGAGTTCACCACCGCTGCTTCGGACTATGCCGCGCATGTCGATGCGCTGTTCATACTACTGTCCGTAGTCTCGGGAGCCGTGGTCGCGCTCGTTGCGGGGCTGATCACCTATTTCCTGATTCGCTACCACAGGGGGTCCGGCGCACCGCGCGGTGAGACGCCGGAACGCCTCAATCGGGAGATCGAAATCGGCTGGACCGCGACGACGTTCTTTACGTTTCTGTTCCTGTTCTGGTGGGCGGCATCCCGCCAGCTATCGGCGCTGGCCACTCCCGAGCCTGCCCTGGAAATCCATGTCGTCGCCAAGCAATGGATGTGGCGCATCCAGCATCCGAGCGGGGCGCGTGAAATCGACGAACTGCACGTGCCCGTCCATACCAACGTGCGGCTGATCATGACGTCGCAGGACGCGATCCATGACCTCTACCTTCCAGCGCTCCGGCTGAAGCAGGACGTCCTGCCGGACCGTTACACCTATCTTTCGTTCAATGCGACCAAGACCGGCGTTTTTCATCTGACGTGCGCGGAATTCTGCGGCACAGATCACTCGGTCATGGCGGGGCGCCTTGTGGTCGTAACTCCGGAGGAATATTCGCGATGGAACGCCGCGCTGCCAGAGGGCGATGATCTTGCCCACCAAGGCAAGGCGTTGTTCCTTTCGCTGGGGTGCTCTGGATGCCACACTCCTGGCTCGACCGTCCACGCGCCGGACCTGAAAGGCGTCTTTGGCAGCTCAGTCCAGCTTGCCGACGGCCGGACGGTCACGGCCGATGAAGCCTATTTGCGCGACTGCATCCTCCTGCCTGACAAGAACAGGGTGGCCGGCTTTCCGCCCTTGATGCCGAACTTCAGCGGCTCGGTCACCCCCGGGCAAGTCATCTCGCTGGTCGCGTACATCAAATCACTTTCCGGCCAATCGGCCGATACAGGGCAAGGAGCTCCGCTGCCATGA
- a CDS encoding cytochrome c3 family protein, which produces MPHLFRPLADTVARSVLVAIVVVPLIAIGLAYWVSASEHVTGEEITLDQPVPFSHAHHVGGLGLDCRYCHTSVESSPVAGIPPSHTCMTCHSQLYTQAAMLAPVRKSLAEGRPIHWNKVNRLPAYVYFDHSIHVAKGIGCTTCHGDVANMPLMRQAAPLTMGWCLDCHRNPAAKMRPASKVFDPYWKFPDDQAERGVILAHQYLDNKHLTDCSICHR; this is translated from the coding sequence ATGCCGCACTTATTCCGACCTCTCGCGGATACGGTCGCGCGCAGCGTTCTGGTAGCCATTGTGGTCGTGCCGCTGATTGCTATTGGTCTCGCGTACTGGGTATCGGCCTCAGAGCATGTAACGGGTGAAGAGATCACGCTCGATCAGCCTGTACCCTTCAGCCACGCGCATCATGTCGGCGGTCTCGGCCTCGATTGCCGCTACTGCCACACCAGTGTTGAGTCGTCGCCCGTTGCCGGCATCCCGCCGAGCCACACCTGCATGACATGTCATTCCCAGCTCTACACGCAGGCCGCGATGCTTGCACCGGTCCGGAAGAGCCTTGCGGAAGGCCGCCCTATTCACTGGAATAAGGTGAATCGGTTGCCGGCCTACGTCTACTTCGACCACTCGATCCACGTCGCCAAAGGCATCGGCTGCACGACGTGCCACGGCGACGTCGCAAACATGCCGCTGATGCGGCAGGCCGCTCCGCTCACGATGGGATGGTGCCTCGATTGTCACCGCAATCCCGCAGCGAAGATGCGCCCGGCGTCCAAAGTGTTCGATCCGTACTGGAAATTTCCGGATGACCAGGCCGAGCGCGGCGTCATCCTGGCGCATCAGTACCTCGACAACAAGCATCTCACGGACTGTTCGATCTGCCATCGATGA
- a CDS encoding SDR family NAD(P)-dependent oxidoreductase, with amino-acid sequence MLQVKRPGRTVIITGASAGVGRAIAHRFAQEGDRVGLIARDPTALKDVQRELLASGVKAVEWEAVDVSDAAAVFAAADQLERRLPKSCDIGGGMYG; translated from the coding sequence ATGCTTCAAGTGAAGCGTCCCGGCCGCACCGTTATCATCACCGGCGCTTCCGCTGGGGTGGGCCGCGCGATCGCCCATCGCTTCGCTCAGGAGGGCGATCGCGTTGGTCTCATCGCGCGAGACCCAACCGCGCTGAAGGATGTCCAACGGGAACTGCTGGCATCCGGCGTCAAGGCCGTGGAATGGGAAGCGGTGGACGTCTCCGACGCCGCGGCAGTATTCGCCGCTGCTGACCAACTCGAGCGGCGGCTTCCGAAATCGTGCGACATCGGTGGCGGCATGTATGGGTGA
- a CDS encoding 4Fe-4S dicluster domain-containing protein, translated as MLSLYDPDRSKAPHSESRVQSWSAFDAALGPRLDQHRAKQGEGLAILTGRVTSPSMIAQLDTLKRSMPQMKWYRYEAIEDDAIRNGVKLAFGRLATALPRFPDARVVLTLDGDPIGVGPEQIRYAREIVDARRPQVPANSLRLYSAEPDWSLTGALADHRVALRPELIRNVAIEVARAMGAPLEPATLPDQAKEFAAAAAADLQARRGAALVTAGPRQPSEVHALCHWINGQLQAPVDFIAPVDPVTEGHTESLRNFVSDVSGGRVETLIILDANPVYDAPGSLGVDEAIKAVPFKAHFGGFRDETAQHCTWHLPLTHVLERWSDIRTFDGTASIIQPLLIPLYDSRDQHQILAMLQGEASSPTLDILRNQWRSAAADKDRADWWRQTLHDGVVANSAFAKISLPPVNLPKLAPAAVAGNLTLALAPDPSVFDGAMANNAWLQECPKPFTSQVWGNALHVAEPDARELGLRDGEVVQLKRGETTLEVPALVRAGQAAGVLATTLGYGRRNAGTIGTGIGFDVYPWRNADSPWLIDNITIARTGRRTELLQTQHFFDLESEAEKLQPRLTLANLASGNFHFERPGSDPPTLYPPAHADTYEWAMAIDASACIGCNACVVACQAENNVPIVGPDEIAMGRDMHWMRIDHYVVDARPGFSPTPCMHCEHAPCEPVCPVAASIHDSEGLNVQVYNRCVGTRFCESNCPYKVRRFNFAGYADGQEYGNLGEDIAKAVFNPNVTVRSRGVMEKCTYCVQRISVARRAAEREGRAIREGEVVTACQAACPTKAIHFGDMSDSNSRINALRADPRSYSLLGELGTRPRTTYLARLHNPNSDYGKARS; from the coding sequence GTGCTGTCGCTCTACGACCCGGATCGTTCGAAGGCACCACATAGCGAGAGCCGGGTTCAGTCGTGGAGCGCATTCGATGCCGCGCTGGGCCCGCGACTTGATCAGCATCGCGCGAAGCAAGGGGAAGGATTGGCGATCCTCACCGGGCGCGTCACTTCGCCGAGCATGATTGCTCAGTTGGACACGTTGAAGCGCTCGATGCCGCAGATGAAGTGGTATCGCTACGAAGCGATCGAGGACGACGCGATACGCAACGGGGTGAAGCTGGCCTTCGGCCGTCTCGCGACCGCACTGCCGCGCTTTCCCGATGCCCGCGTCGTGCTTACGCTCGATGGTGATCCGATTGGCGTTGGTCCGGAACAAATCCGCTATGCGCGCGAGATCGTCGATGCGCGCCGCCCGCAGGTGCCGGCGAACTCGCTGCGGCTCTATTCTGCCGAACCGGACTGGAGCCTGACCGGAGCGCTGGCCGATCACCGCGTCGCCCTGCGACCCGAATTGATCCGCAACGTGGCGATCGAGGTTGCGCGCGCGATGGGGGCGCCGCTTGAGCCGGCTACTCTGCCGGATCAGGCCAAGGAATTTGCCGCGGCGGCCGCGGCGGATCTCCAGGCGCGGCGCGGTGCGGCCCTGGTGACGGCTGGACCGCGGCAACCGTCAGAGGTCCATGCGCTTTGCCACTGGATCAACGGGCAGCTGCAGGCGCCGGTGGACTTCATTGCGCCAGTCGACCCCGTTACGGAGGGGCACACCGAATCCTTGCGTAACTTTGTCTCCGACGTGAGCGGGGGGCGCGTCGAGACATTGATCATCCTTGACGCTAACCCAGTCTATGACGCCCCCGGCTCGCTCGGGGTAGACGAAGCGATCAAGGCGGTGCCCTTCAAGGCGCATTTTGGCGGCTTCCGTGACGAAACAGCGCAACATTGCACGTGGCACCTTCCGCTTACGCATGTGCTGGAGCGCTGGTCCGACATCAGGACCTTTGACGGAACTGCGAGCATTATCCAGCCGCTGCTCATTCCGCTCTACGACAGCCGTGATCAGCATCAGATCCTGGCAATGCTGCAGGGGGAGGCCAGTTCGCCGACGCTCGACATCCTTCGCAACCAGTGGAGGTCGGCTGCTGCCGACAAGGACCGCGCGGATTGGTGGCGGCAAACCTTGCACGATGGAGTCGTTGCCAACTCGGCTTTCGCGAAGATTTCGCTGCCGCCGGTCAATCTTCCCAAGCTCGCTCCAGCCGCTGTCGCGGGGAACCTTACACTGGCGCTCGCTCCCGATCCTTCCGTCTTCGATGGAGCAATGGCCAACAACGCTTGGCTGCAGGAATGCCCGAAGCCATTCACCAGCCAGGTCTGGGGAAACGCGCTGCACGTGGCGGAGCCCGATGCGCGGGAACTCGGGCTCCGTGATGGCGAGGTGGTGCAGCTCAAGCGCGGCGAAACGACGCTCGAAGTGCCGGCACTGGTGAGAGCGGGGCAGGCGGCCGGCGTGCTGGCGACGACGCTTGGCTACGGTCGAAGGAATGCCGGGACGATCGGGACCGGTATCGGCTTCGACGTTTACCCTTGGCGGAACGCAGATTCGCCGTGGCTGATCGACAATATCACGATTGCCAGGACGGGGCGCCGAACCGAGTTATTGCAGACGCAACACTTTTTCGATCTCGAAAGCGAGGCTGAAAAGCTACAGCCGCGCTTGACGCTCGCGAACCTCGCCAGCGGCAACTTCCATTTCGAGCGGCCCGGCAGCGACCCGCCGACACTCTACCCGCCGGCGCATGCCGACACTTACGAATGGGCCATGGCGATCGACGCTTCGGCCTGCATCGGCTGCAACGCCTGTGTCGTGGCGTGCCAGGCCGAGAACAACGTTCCGATTGTCGGTCCCGACGAAATCGCCATGGGCCGCGACATGCACTGGATGCGGATCGACCATTATGTGGTCGATGCGCGACCGGGCTTCAGTCCGACGCCGTGCATGCATTGCGAGCACGCACCATGCGAACCTGTCTGTCCGGTGGCGGCCTCGATTCACGATAGCGAGGGACTGAACGTTCAGGTCTACAACCGCTGCGTCGGCACGCGCTTCTGTGAATCGAACTGTCCGTACAAGGTCCGCCGCTTCAATTTCGCGGGTTACGCCGATGGCCAGGAGTACGGCAATCTTGGCGAGGATATCGCCAAGGCCGTCTTCAATCCGAACGTAACCGTCCGCAGCCGGGGTGTCATGGAGAAGTGCACCTACTGCGTCCAGCGGATCAGCGTCGCCCGGCGCGCCGCCGAACGGGAAGGTCGCGCGATCCGGGAAGGTGAGGTGGTCACGGCCTGCCAGGCGGCATGCCCAACCAAGGCGATCCATTTCGGTGACATGTCCGATTCGAATTCACGCATCAATGCGTTGCGTGCCGACCCAAGGAGCTATTCGCTTCTAGGCGAGCTTGGGACACGTCCGCGAACGACCTATCTGGCTCGTCTGCACAACCCCAATTCGGACTATGGGAAGGCTCGCTCATGA
- a CDS encoding DUF3341 domain-containing protein translates to MTQLLLGEFTDQRRFVEAVRRARDAPCRVVEAYTPYPLEELSVAHSHRASRIRPVMFAGGVLTAALAYGLEYYSAVINYPYNSGGRPLDAWPTFMLVPFATGILVAAVCGFATFLFEAGMPYLSNPLFASGGFGGASQDRFMLAIECPQDNDDRSAAAEMLAGFGAISVREVQS, encoded by the coding sequence ATGACGCAGCTGCTTCTCGGCGAGTTCACGGATCAGCGGCGCTTCGTCGAGGCGGTCCGCCGCGCGCGCGACGCACCATGCCGTGTGGTTGAGGCATACACGCCCTATCCGCTCGAGGAGCTCTCTGTTGCGCACAGTCATCGGGCGAGCCGGATACGTCCGGTGATGTTTGCCGGCGGCGTTTTGACGGCCGCCCTGGCTTATGGCCTCGAATACTATTCGGCGGTCATCAACTATCCCTATAACAGCGGCGGACGTCCGCTCGACGCATGGCCCACTTTCATGCTGGTCCCGTTTGCGACCGGCATTCTCGTGGCGGCGGTTTGCGGCTTCGCAACGTTTCTTTTCGAGGCAGGGATGCCCTATCTCAGCAACCCGCTGTTCGCCTCGGGCGGCTTTGGAGGAGCGAGCCAGGACCGCTTCATGCTGGCGATCGAGTGTCCGCAGGACAACGACGATCGGTCCGCCGCGGCTGAGATGCTCGCGGGCTTCGGTGCCATTTCGGTACGGGAGGTCCAGTCATGA
- the nrfD gene encoding NrfD/PsrC family molybdoenzyme membrane anchor subunit, with protein sequence MALPIPVEKSAESERWTLPEARSMEVVNAIVAAPLLERSSWSWRAWWIGFCVSLAATMAFLVTVFLVFYRGIGIWGVNSTVVWGFAIADYVWWIGIGNAGTLISSMLLLMRQRWRASTNRFAEAMTLFAATIAGIFPIIHLGRPLYFYWLTPYPNTMHVWPQWRSALIWDFWAILSYILFSILFWYVGLIPDFATMRDRAQKRGQAAFYGALALGWCGSSRQWQVYEKLHLALACLGVPLVVSLHSVVGMDFAASLMPGWQESIFPPYFVVGAMYSGFAMVACLAALVRWGFRMHGLITTAHFDVMAKIMLAASIIMGLSYATEWFNAWYGGERADRSLVMFEFAGHYAPLFWALLLCNVVIPQAFWWAGVRRSVAAVFVIAVIINIGMWLERILIIWNTLSHDYLPSAWRIFLPTIWDWMVTFGSLGLFALMFLVFVRVIPVVSMHEVRKLIAEGQSP encoded by the coding sequence ATGGCGCTGCCCATCCCTGTGGAGAAATCGGCTGAGTCGGAGCGATGGACGCTGCCGGAGGCGCGCAGCATGGAAGTCGTCAACGCAATCGTTGCAGCGCCATTGCTGGAGCGCTCGTCCTGGAGCTGGCGCGCATGGTGGATCGGATTTTGCGTGAGCCTTGCGGCCACGATGGCATTTCTGGTCACCGTGTTTCTCGTCTTCTATCGCGGCATCGGCATCTGGGGTGTGAACTCAACAGTTGTGTGGGGCTTTGCCATCGCCGACTACGTCTGGTGGATCGGCATTGGGAACGCGGGAACCTTGATTTCCTCGATGTTGTTGCTGATGCGCCAAAGGTGGCGAGCGTCGACCAATCGCTTCGCCGAGGCGATGACGTTGTTTGCCGCCACGATCGCCGGAATTTTTCCCATCATTCACCTTGGGCGGCCGCTCTATTTCTACTGGCTCACTCCTTATCCCAACACGATGCATGTCTGGCCGCAGTGGCGCAGCGCGCTGATCTGGGATTTCTGGGCGATCCTGAGCTACATCCTCTTCTCGATCCTGTTCTGGTATGTCGGCCTGATTCCGGACTTCGCGACCATGCGGGACCGCGCGCAAAAGCGGGGGCAGGCGGCCTTCTACGGAGCGCTCGCCCTTGGCTGGTGCGGATCGTCGCGGCAATGGCAGGTTTACGAGAAACTTCATCTCGCGCTGGCCTGCCTCGGTGTTCCCCTTGTCGTGTCGCTGCACAGCGTGGTCGGGATGGACTTTGCCGCCAGCCTGATGCCCGGCTGGCAGGAGTCGATCTTCCCGCCGTACTTCGTGGTCGGTGCGATGTATTCCGGCTTTGCCATGGTTGCCTGTCTGGCGGCGCTGGTGCGGTGGGGCTTTCGCATGCACGGCCTGATCACAACGGCGCATTTCGACGTGATGGCCAAGATCATGCTGGCGGCGTCGATCATCATGGGCCTGTCGTACGCCACCGAATGGTTCAATGCCTGGTACGGCGGCGAGCGTGCGGATCGCAGCCTCGTAATGTTCGAGTTCGCCGGGCATTACGCGCCGTTGTTCTGGGCACTTCTGCTCTGCAATGTGGTGATACCGCAGGCATTCTGGTGGGCGGGCGTACGCCGCAGCGTGGCCGCTGTCTTCGTCATCGCCGTCATCATCAACATCGGGATGTGGCTGGAGCGCATCCTGATCATCTGGAACACGCTGTCGCATGACTATCTGCCGAGCGCGTGGCGGATATTCCTTCCGACTATCTGGGACTGGATGGTGACGTTCGGCTCGCTCGGCCTGTTCGCCTTGATGTTTCTCGTCTTCGTACGCGTCATTCCGGTCGTTTCAATGCATGAGGTGCGAAAGCTCATCGCGGAGGGGCAATCGCCATGA
- a CDS encoding cytochrome c, with protein sequence MRVTAKLLAMAACVGLLAGCDLSMTEQRKLTTYAPTALWPDGTTARPLPDGVVAQGDVERAAAAKDPPPVTETLLTRGRERFGVFCAPCHGLAGDGDGVIVAHGFPAPPSYHIDRLLAAPAQHFYDVITNGYGVMFSYADRVPPHDRWAIAAYIRALQLSRRTKVADVPDAAEHLR encoded by the coding sequence ATGCGCGTGACCGCAAAGCTCCTGGCGATGGCGGCATGCGTCGGTCTGCTTGCCGGTTGCGATCTGAGCATGACGGAGCAGCGCAAGCTCACGACCTATGCACCGACCGCGCTGTGGCCGGACGGGACGACTGCGCGGCCGCTTCCGGACGGTGTGGTCGCGCAGGGCGACGTCGAGCGTGCCGCTGCTGCCAAGGATCCGCCGCCAGTCACGGAGACGCTCCTGACGCGTGGGCGCGAGCGTTTCGGCGTCTTCTGCGCACCCTGTCACGGTCTAGCAGGAGACGGAGACGGTGTCATCGTCGCGCATGGATTTCCGGCGCCGCCGTCCTATCACATCGACCGTCTTCTGGCCGCTCCGGCCCAGCACTTCTACGACGTCATCACCAACGGCTATGGAGTGATGTTTTCTTACGCCGATCGCGTGCCGCCCCATGATCGGTGGGCAATCGCCGCCTATATCCGTGCCCTGCAATTGTCGCGGCGAACCAAGGTCGCCGATGTACCCGATGCAGCGGAGCACCTCAGATGA
- a CDS encoding cytochrome c oxidase subunit 3 yields MAGRGGHAVTDLSGALQEPWPDIRLQREAVGLGMWFFLASEVLFFAALFCSYAIYRSFNPEAFRIAAAHTEIIYGSINTALLLTSSLTMTIALRAATAQLRWLTLVCLGATAVLGVAFLVTKGLEYRGDIDEHLVPGPGFPLTPPATAIFWGLYWIMTGVHAIHLTAGIGVVAVVMTLFWRETIPVQGSTVEGVAIYWHFVDTVWIFLYPLIYLAGRS; encoded by the coding sequence ATGGCGGGCCGGGGGGGGCACGCGGTGACCGATCTCTCCGGCGCTTTGCAGGAGCCTTGGCCTGACATTCGCTTGCAGCGCGAAGCGGTCGGCCTCGGCATGTGGTTCTTCCTCGCCAGCGAGGTGTTGTTCTTTGCGGCGCTGTTCTGCAGCTATGCGATCTATCGAAGCTTCAATCCAGAGGCGTTTCGGATTGCAGCGGCACACACGGAGATCATCTATGGCTCCATCAACACGGCGCTCCTCCTGACCTCGAGTCTCACCATGACGATTGCGCTGCGCGCGGCGACGGCCCAACTGCGATGGCTAACGCTCGTCTGCCTCGGCGCAACAGCCGTTCTCGGCGTCGCGTTCCTGGTCACGAAGGGCCTGGAATATCGCGGTGATATCGACGAGCATCTGGTTCCCGGACCTGGCTTCCCCCTGACACCCCCGGCCACCGCGATCTTCTGGGGGCTGTACTGGATCATGACCGGTGTCCACGCCATCCATCTGACCGCCGGCATCGGTGTTGTCGCCGTGGTCATGACGCTGTTTTGGCGCGAGACCATTCCGGTGCAGGGCTCAACCGTGGAAGGTGTGGCGATCTACTGGCACTTCGTGGATACGGTCTGGATATTCCTCTACCCCTTGATCTACTTGGCTGGTCGATCATGA